A part of Pararhizobium sp. A13 genomic DNA contains:
- a CDS encoding N-acetylmuramoyl-L-alanine amidase has product MQSVMMRQCLLWLFVLCSALGAQAAEAPLLAYGARIAGDDARTRVVIDFDKKPVFFVHYVANPTRVIVDLPETSFGLKPEDLAARGLFTEIRYGAMGAGSARVVLTANKPVEITVADVKADEEGRGFRLVLDAERVTDERFSVLIDEQKWTGTVTATKTDRVVQPPTAGEFVIAVDAGHGGIDTGAIGTDTKMEEKSVTLAFAGELVETLNKETGVKAFLTREKDEFLSLPERVQIARQHGANLFISVHADTLKQHDIRGATVYTISDKASDHLAANLAERENLSDEIAGMTLQSEPAEVADILIDLTRRETQAFSVNLARSVVSSFEGQINLINNPHRYAGFRVLQAPDVPSILLELGFLSNKQDEKLLVDPVWRKKVAGLLAGAVRTYRGGTVANGG; this is encoded by the coding sequence ATCCAATCTGTGATGATGCGGCAATGTTTGCTCTGGCTTTTCGTCCTGTGTTCGGCACTGGGAGCGCAAGCCGCCGAAGCACCGTTGCTCGCTTATGGCGCACGGATCGCGGGTGATGACGCCCGTACCCGGGTGGTCATCGATTTCGACAAGAAGCCGGTCTTCTTCGTTCACTATGTCGCCAACCCGACGCGCGTCATTGTCGATTTGCCCGAAACGTCGTTCGGATTGAAACCGGAGGACCTTGCAGCGCGTGGCCTGTTCACCGAAATCCGTTACGGTGCCATGGGAGCCGGCAGCGCGCGTGTCGTGCTGACGGCAAACAAGCCGGTGGAGATCACCGTCGCGGATGTGAAGGCCGACGAGGAGGGCAGGGGCTTCCGTCTGGTGCTCGATGCGGAGCGTGTGACAGACGAGCGCTTTTCCGTGCTTATTGACGAGCAGAAATGGACAGGTACCGTCACGGCCACCAAAACGGACCGTGTCGTCCAGCCGCCGACTGCAGGAGAATTTGTGATCGCCGTCGACGCCGGGCATGGCGGCATCGACACCGGCGCGATCGGGACCGATACCAAGATGGAGGAGAAGAGCGTGACGCTGGCCTTCGCGGGCGAACTCGTGGAGACGCTCAACAAGGAAACGGGTGTCAAGGCGTTCCTGACGCGGGAAAAGGACGAGTTCCTGTCCTTGCCGGAACGGGTGCAGATCGCTCGCCAGCACGGCGCCAACCTGTTCATTTCCGTGCATGCCGATACGCTCAAGCAGCACGACATCCGCGGCGCGACCGTTTACACCATCTCCGACAAGGCATCCGACCATCTGGCGGCCAATCTTGCCGAGCGCGAAAACTTGTCCGACGAGATTGCCGGAATGACGTTGCAGAGTGAACCCGCCGAGGTCGCCGACATTCTTATCGATCTGACGCGCCGCGAGACGCAGGCGTTCTCCGTCAATCTTGCGCGCTCCGTGGTCTCGTCGTTCGAGGGGCAGATCAACCTCATCAACAATCCTCATCGCTATGCCGGCTTCAGAGTCTTGCAAGCACCCGATGTTCCGTCGATCCTGCTGGAGCTCGGATTTTTGTCCAACAAGCAGGACGAGAAACTGCTGGTCGATCCGGTCTGGCGCAAGAAAGTCGCGGGCCTTTTGGCCGGTGCGGTGCGCACCTATCGGGGCGGGACGGTGGCAAATGGTGGTTAA